The Papio anubis isolate 15944 chromosome 5, Panubis1.0, whole genome shotgun sequence genome has a segment encoding these proteins:
- the SYNPO gene encoding synaptopodin isoform X2, which produces MEGYSEEASLLRHLERVASEEEEVPLVVYLKENAALLTANGLHLSQNREAQQSSPAPPPAEDHSPAADVNQNLASPSATLTTPVSNSSHNPPATDVNQNPPATVAPQSLPLSSIQQNSSEAQLPSNGTVPASKPSTLCADGQPQAPAEEVRCSTLLIDKVSTPATTTSTFSREATLIPSSRPPASDFMSSSLLIDIQPNTLVVSADQEMSGRAAATTPTKVYSEVHFTLAKPPSVVNRTARPFGIQAPGGTSQMERSPMLERRHFGEKAPAPQPPSIPDRSPRPQRHIMSHSPMVERRLMGQRSPASERRPLGNFTAPPTYTETLSTAPLASWVRSPPSYSALYPSSDPKSSHLKGQAVPASKTGILEESMARRGSRKSMFTFVEKPKVTPNPDLLDLVQTADEKRRQRDQGEVGVEEEPFALGAEASNFQQEPAPRDRASPAAVEEAVPEWASCLKSPRIQAKPKPKPNQNLSEASGKGAELYARRQSRMEKYVIESSSHTPELARCPSPTMSLPSSWKYPTNAPGAFRVASRSPARTPPASLYHGYLPENGVLRPEPTKQPPYQLRPSLFVLSPIKEPAKVSPRAASPAKPSSLDLVPNLPKGALPPSPALPRPSRSSPGLYTSPGQDSLQPTAVSPPYGGDISPVSPSRAWSPRAKQAPRPSFSTRNAGIEAQDRRESLPTSPPWTPGASRPPSSLDGWVSPGPWEPSRGSSMSSPPPLPPPPPMSPSWSERSVSPLRPETEARPPSRQLQALLARNIINAARRKSASPRSAGAENLRPFSPPRAPPPPPPRMRSPQPARPGSAAMLGAAFAPIPRSPLPAGPSSCTSPRSPLPAPPRPFLYRRSPTDSDVSLDSEDSGAKSPGILGYNICPRGWNGSLRLKRGSLPAEASCTT; this is translated from the exons AGATGTCAACCAAAACCTTGCCTCGCCCAGTGCCACGCTCACCACACCAGTTTCTAACAGCAGCCACAACCCGCCAGCCACCGATGTCAATCAGAACCCACCGGCAACTGTCGCTCCACAGAGCCTGCCACTCTCTAGCATCCAACAGAATTCCTCAGAGGCCCAACTCCCATCCAATGGCACAGTGCCTGCTTCCAAACCCAGCACCCTGTGTGCTGACGGGCAACCCCAGGCACCGGCTGAGGAAGTGAGGTGCAGCACACTCCTAATTGACAAGGTATCAACTCCAGCTACCACCACCAGCACCTTCTCCAGAGAAGCTACGCTCATCCCCAGCTCCAGGCCCCCAGCCTCAGATTTCATGTCCAGTTCCCTGCTCATTGACATCCAGCCCAACACCCTAGTGGTGTCAGCAGATCAAGAGATGTCTGGGCGagcagctgccaccacacccaccaagGTCTACAGTGAGGTCCACTTCACACTGGCCAAGCCCCCATCAGTGGTCAACAGGACGGCCAGGCCTTTTGGGATCCAGGCGCCAGGGGGCACCAGCCAGATGGAGAGGAGCCCCATGCTAGAGAGACGACATTTTGGAGAGAAGGCTCCGGCTCCCCAGCCCCCCAGTATCCCAGACAGGAGTCCCCGGCCACAGAGACACATAATGTCCCACAGCCCCATGGTGGAAAGGAGGCTGATGGGGCAGCGAAGCCCGGCCTCAGAGAGACGCCCCTTGGGGAACTTCACCGCACCCCCCACCTACACTGAGACCTTGTCCACAGCCCCTCTGGCTTCCTGGGTGAGGTCTCCTCCCTCATATTCTGCCCTGTACCCCAGCTCCGACCCCAAGTCTTCTCATCTGAAGGGCCAGGCTGTTCCTGCCAGCAAGACAGGCATTCTGGAGGAGTCGATGGCCCGCCGGGGCAGCCGCAAATCCATGTTTACCTTCGTGGAGAAGCCCAAGGTGACCCCGAATCCAGACCTGCTGGATCTGGTACAGACAGCGGACGAGAAGCGGCGGCAGAGGGACCAGGGGGAGGTAGGCGTGGAGGAGGAGCCCTTCGCACTGGGGGCCGAGGCCTCCAACTTCCAGCAGGAGCCAGCACCTCGCGACAGGGCCAGCCCCGCGGCGGTAGAGGAGGCAGTCCCAGAGTGGGCCTCCTGCCTCAAGTCACCCCGCATCCAGGCCAAGCCGAAGCCCAAACCCAACCAGAACCTCTCCGAGGCCTCTGGGAAGGGGGCTGAGCTCTATGCCCGCCGCCAGTCACGGATGGAGAAATATGTCATCGAGTCTTCAAGTCATACACCGGAGCTGGCCCGCTGCCCATCACCTACCAtgtccctgccttcctcctggaAATACCCCACTAACGCCCCCGGGGCCTTCCGAGTGGCATCCCGAAGCCCAGCCCGGACCCCGCCTGCCTCCCTCTACCATGGCTACCTGCCTGAGAACGGGGTCCTGCGCCCAGAGCCCACCAAGCAGCCGCCGTACCAGCTGCGGCCCTCGCTCTTTGTCCTCTCTCCTATCAAGGAGCCTGCCAAGGTCTCGCCAAGAGCTGCCTCGCCTGCCAAGCCCAGCTCCTTGGACCTGGTGCCCAACCTGCCCAAAGGGGCTCTCCCTCCGTCTCCTGCCCTGCCTCGGCCCTCCCGCTCCTCACCGGGCCTCTACACCTCCCCCGGCCAGGACAGCCTGCAGCCCACTGCTGTGAGCCCTCCCTACGGCGGTGACATCTCCCCTGTGTCTCCCTCCAGGGCATGGTCTCCCCGAGCCAAGCAGGCCCCCAGGCCCTCCTTCTCTACCCGGAACGCCGGGATTGAGGCTCAG GACCGCCGGGAGAGcctgcccacctcccctcccTGGACGCCGGGCGCGTCCCGGCCCCCCAGCAGCCTAGACGGCTGGGTAAGCCCGGGGCCGTGGGAGCCAAGCCGCGGGAGCAGCATGAGCAGCCCCCCGCCGCTGCCGCCACCGCCGCCCATGTCTCCCTCGTGGAGCGAGCGCTCAGTGTCCCCGCTGCGACCGGAGACCGAGGCGCGGCCCCCCAGCCGCCAGCTGCAGGCGCTTCTGGCGCGAAACATCATCAACGCGGCCCGGCGCAAGAGCGCCTCCCCGCGGTCGGCGGGCGCCGAGAACCTGCGGCCCTTCTCCCCGCCAAGggcaccgccgccgccgcccccgcgcATGCGCTCGCCACAGCCCGCCCGCCCCGGCTCGGCTGCTATGCTGGGGGCAGCCTTCGCGCCCATCCCGCGGAGCCCGCTTCCCGCCGGGCCATCGTCCTGCACCAGTCCCCGGAGCCCGCTGCCCGCGCCTCCCAGGCCCTTCCTCTACCGCCGCTCGCCCACGGACTCCGACGTGTCCCTCGACTCCGAGGACTCCGGGGCTAAGTCTCCCGGCATCCTCGGCTACAATATCTGTCCCCGCGGGTGGAACGGCAGCCTTCGGCTGAAGCGTGGCAGCCTCCCCGCCGAGGCCTCCTGCACCACCTAG
- the MYOZ3 gene encoding myozenin-3: MIPKEQKGPVMAAMGNFTEPVPTLDLGKKLSVPQDLMMEELSLRNNRGSLLFQKRQRRVQKFTFELAASQRAMLAGSAKRKVTGTAESGTVANANGPEGQNYRSELHIFRASPGASLGGPEGAHSAAAPAGCVPSPSALAPGYAEPLKGVPPEKFNHTAIPKGYRCPWQEFVSYRDYQSDGRSHTPSPNDYRNFNKTPVPFGGPLVGGTFPRPGTPFIPEPLSGLELLRLRPSFNRVAQGWVRNLPESEEL; the protein is encoded by the exons ATGATCCCCAAGGAGCAGAAGGGGCCAGTGATGGCTGCCATGGGGAACTTCACTGAACCAG TCCCTACGCTGGACCTGGGCAAGAAGTTGAGCGTGCCCCAGGACCTGATGATGGAGGAGCTGTCACTACGCAACAACAGAGGGTCCCTCCTCTTCCAGAAGAGGCAGCGCCGTGTGCAGAAGTTCACTTTCGAGTTAGCAGCCAGCCAGCGGGCG ATGCTGGCCGGAAGCGCCAAGAGGAAGGTGACTGGAACAGCGGAGTCGGGGACG GTTGCCAATGCCAATGGCCCCGAGGGGCAGAACTACCGCTCGGAGCTCCACATCTTCCGGGCCTCACCCGGGGCCTCACTCGGGGGTCCCGAGGGCGCCCACTCTGCAGCCGCCCCAGCTGGGTGCGTCCCCAGCCCCAGCGCCTTGGCGCCAG GCTATGCCGAGCCGCTGAAGGGCGTCCCGCCAGAGAAGTTCAACCACACCGCCATCCCCAAGGGCTACCGCTGCCCCTGGCAGGAGTTCGTCAGCTACCGGGACTACCAGAGCGATGGCCGAAGTCACACCCCCAGCCCCAACGACTACCGAAATTTCAACAA GACCCCGGTGCCATTTGGAGGACCCCTCGTGGGGGGCACTTTTCCCAGGCCAGGCACCCCCTTCATCCCGGAGCCCCTCAGTGGCTTGGAACTCCTTCGCCTCAGACCCAGCTTCAACAGAGTGGCCCAGGGCTGGGTCCGTAACCTCCCAGAGTCCGAGGAGCTGTAG